ACCACCCAGAAATGAGACGTCCATAGCAGGCCCCTTTTCGGGCGTGCGGAGGGCCGACCGGTTGGCCGGAATGGGAATTGACCGGCACATGCCGGGACGTCGGGACGGGGCGATGCGGATCGCGAATGGGTCCGTATTGACGAAGGTAGGGTCGGGTTGCGAGCGTGGTCAATGCTGTAGTCGATCCGCAGTTCCGAGCCGATGGAAATTACCGGTTCCCGACCCGTTCGGCGGCGCCTTCGCAGCCGTACGGAAGCAGGTTCCCGACCCCTCCTAGAGAAGCGGACCCGCATTGCGAAACGGTTTCTCGGCCATGTCCGAACAGACTCCTGAACCGACTCCCCGGCAGGCTCCCGCCGCGGATGCGCAGCCGACCGTCCTGGTACTCGACGCGCAGCCGCTGCCCCGCCTCGGCAGGCTCACCGGCCGGGCCCGTGTGCGGCACACCGACGAGGCGGGCCTGGCCGCGCTGCTGCCGTCCGCCGATGTGCTCCTGGTCTGGGACTTCCTCTCGCACGCGGTGCGCGAGGCATGGCCCGGCGAGGGGCCGCGGCCGCGCTGGGTGCACACCGCGAGCGCGGGCGTCGACCATCTGATGTGCCCCGAACTGGCCGCATCCGACACGGTGGTCACGAACGCCCGCGGCATTTTCGATCAGCCCATCGCCGAATACGTCGCCGCACTGGTATTGGCCATGGCCAAAGATCTTCCCCGGACACTGGAATTGCAGCGCGCCCGGCAATGGCGGCACCGCGAATCGGAACGCCTGTCCGGAACCCGTGCCTGTGTGGTCGGTTCCGGACCGATCGGGCGGGCGATCGCACAGACGCTGAAAGCCCTCGGAATCACCACGGCACTGGTCGGGCGCAGGGCCCGTACCGGCATTCACGGCCCCGAGGAGCTGGACCGGCTGCTCGCCCGCGCGGAATGGGTGGTGTGCGCGGCGCCGCTGACCGAGGACACCCGGGGCATGTTCGACGCCCGGCGGTTCGGGGTCATGCAGCCCTCGGCGCGGTTCGTGAACGTGGGACGCGGCCAGCTCGTCGTCGAGAACGACCTCGCCGAGGCGCTGGCCAAGCGGTGGATCGCGGGCGCCGCCCTGGACGTGTTCGAGGACGAGCCGCTGCCCGAGAGCAGCCCGCTGTGGACGGCGCCGGGACTGATCGTCTCGCCGCACATGAGCGGCGACACCCTCGGCTGGCGGGACGACCTGAGCGAGCAGTTCGTGGACCAGTACGAGCGGTGGGCGGCCGGGGCGCCGCTGCTGAACGTGGTGGACAAGGAACGCGGGTACGTGCCAGGGCACTGACCACCCCATCGATCCCCCGAGGAGTGCGATGAGCGACCTCAAGGCGAGCGGCCCCAGGGCGAGTGACCTCGCCAGGCTGACGGCGGCCGAACTCGTGGCGGGCTACCGGACGGGCGAGTTCGGCCCGGTCGAGGTGACCGAGGCGGTCCTGGCGCGGATCGAGCAGATCGATCCCGTCGTCAACGCCTTCGTACGGATCCTGCCGGAGGAGGCGCTCGACCAGGCGCGCGCCTCGGAACGGCGGTGGCAGCGCGGCGAACCGGCCGGGCTGCTCGACGGGGTCCCGGTCA
This is a stretch of genomic DNA from Streptomyces sp. NA04227. It encodes these proteins:
- a CDS encoding D-2-hydroxyacid dehydrogenase, with translation MSEQTPEPTPRQAPAADAQPTVLVLDAQPLPRLGRLTGRARVRHTDEAGLAALLPSADVLLVWDFLSHAVREAWPGEGPRPRWVHTASAGVDHLMCPELAASDTVVTNARGIFDQPIAEYVAALVLAMAKDLPRTLELQRARQWRHRESERLSGTRACVVGSGPIGRAIAQTLKALGITTALVGRRARTGIHGPEELDRLLARAEWVVCAAPLTEDTRGMFDARRFGVMQPSARFVNVGRGQLVVENDLAEALAKRWIAGAALDVFEDEPLPESSPLWTAPGLIVSPHMSGDTLGWRDDLSEQFVDQYERWAAGAPLLNVVDKERGYVPGH